The following are from one region of the Salvia hispanica cultivar TCC Black 2014 chromosome 1, UniMelb_Shisp_WGS_1.0, whole genome shotgun sequence genome:
- the LOC125220802 gene encoding E3 ubiquitin-protein ligase UPL2-like isoform X2, giving the protein MASIRSSLPSRLRQLLSSEGAIGPSVKLDAEPPPRIKAFVDKVIQCPLQDIAIPLSGFRWEYGKGNFHHWGPLFLHFETYFKTYLSHRNDLLLSDDILGDVSPFPKQAVLQILRVMQIILENCHTKSSFSVIEHFKLLLASTDPEIITAALETLSAFVKISPSKLHVSGKLVGCGSVNACLLSLAQGWGSKEEGLGLYSCVTLHERTQEDGLCLFPLEAKNDSDKLQNRVGSTLDFELRSTSPSDVEASDSTNSSGVRVIQIPDNQLQEQDDLSLMKFCIEHYNVPSDLRFPLLTRIRYARALRSSRICRLYSKICLLSFIVLVQSSDSHDELVSFFANEPEYTNELIRIVRSEENISGTIRTLAMTALGAQLAAYSASHERARILSGSSISFAGGNRMILLNVLQRAIISLNNSVDLSSVAFIEALLQFYLLHVISSSSSGSVVRGSGMVPTFLPLLEDSDPSRLHLVCLAAKTLQKLMDYSNTAVTLFRDLGGVELLVQRLQIEVHRVIDFTGSRDSSMAMGECPKYNIDQLYNQKRLIRALLKALGSATYATANSARSQNSYDVSLTPILLMLFSNKEKFGGDIYSSAVTLMSEMIHKDPTCFNVLFDLGLPSAFLSSIVLGVLPASKAITCIPNGLGAICLNSKGLEAVRETSALHFLVDIFTDKKYVMAMSEGIIPLANALEELFRHVSSLRGYGVDLMIEIIDKIALLGDTKISGSSEKLDGSEAMDMDSIESDDKENIGDSVADGPVQGIGDEQCIQLSIFHVIVLVHRTMENSETCRLFVEKSGIESLLKLLLRPSITQSSEGMSIALHSTMVFKCFTQHHSTPLARAICSSLREHLKETLSRTTAISGSFLLDPRASPDPLIFSSLSLVEFLLFLAASKDNRWVTALLTEFGNGSKDVLEDIGRIHREVLWQISLLEDTKAEAEDQLTGTANTSRQSELGMNDAEDPRLNSFRQFLDPLLRRRTSGWSFESQFFDLINLYRDLTRSSSLHQRQSADAPSSSQVAANQEDESGSSGSYHQSCCDMVSSLSIHITHLFQELGKVMLLPSRRRDDTLTVSPPSKSVASTFASIAMDHMNFGGHISPSGSEDLVTTKCRYYGKVVEFIDSILLDKPDSCNPVMLNCLYGRGVIRTVLTTFEATSQLPFAISRAPASPMETDEGKQNDVEKADQLWTYGPSASYGKLLDHLATSSYILSPFNKHLLTQPLVPGDIPFPRDAETFVKVLQSMVLKAVLPVWTHPRFHECNYEFITTVVNIFKHVFSGVEVKSVGSNVGRTGPPPTETTISTIVEMGFTRSQAEEALRQVGSNSVELAMEWLFSHPEEPQEDDELARALAMSLGNSTTETKEEDTTEDTQNVEEELVQLPPVDELLLTCKILLQMKETLAFPVRDLLVMICSQNEGQERPRVISFIIEQVKLCGDISDSGNQKMLSAFFHVLALILNEDSAARELAYKSGLVKVASDLLQLWIHSNEQDSSQVPKWATSAFIAIDRLAQVDAKLNADVIELLKKNDTDNQTSIVIEEEKQNKLSLGSPLKYLDTMEQKRLIEIACGCIRKQLPSETMHAVLQLSSTLTRTHSVAVSFLDAGGLQLLLSLPASSLFVGFDNVAAIIIRHILEDSQTLQQAMESEIRHSFITFANRQSSGRLTPRNFLSNLSSVLQRDPVIFLQAAKAVCQVEMVGERPYMVLIKDREKDRKDKDKDKTEEKEKQTNDGKVSTATTMPAAVGSGHVKLPDANSKNSKIHKKPPQSFVTVIDTLLDSVLAFTPSMEDESVNKVGSASTDMEIDVSASNSKGKSVASVSELNVASHQESSVSLAKVVFILKLLTEILLMYSSSVHILVRKDAEVCSYRGTQKGVNACLTGGIFHHVLHKFLPFSKNQKKEKKTEIDWHHKLASKANHFLVASGVRSTEARKRIFTEISYVYNEFVDSCNGFRAPKSDIQALTDLLNDVLAARTPSGSYISAEASVTFIEAGLVQSLTRTLRVLDLDHTDSPKVVTGIVKVLESVSKEHVHAFESTSARGERLKSTDPNQARDANGASSQAVDATADANENLMPTDESELFHSVQNYGGSEAVTDDMEHDQDIHGGFAAADDDYMQENAEGTQNLDETVGIRFEIRSGVQGNLDEDEDDEDDEISGDEGDEVDEDEDEDADDDHNDIEEDEAHHLPHPDTDQDDHEIDEDEFDEEVMDEDEDEEDDEDGVIVRLGEGMNGVNVFDHIEVFGRDSIANETFHVMPVEIFGSRRQGRTTSIYNLLGRNGDTNVPSQHPLLVEPHSSTSAGPPRLSDRNAEGSLSRLDSIFRSLRNGRQGHRFNLLSNEGQLSGGSGSSVIPQGLEEVLVSRLRRPSSEKSSNHTTAVESQNKNEESPSSEFAETTAENQGNGGGSNAPPPSSVILDSTRSADNVPATNQLNQGTETSSRQPQLVEAQYDHTDVLRDVEAVSQESGGSGATLGESLRSLDVEIGSADGHDDGGDRQAGGDARLRRGAPLFTNNNASIGGRDASLHSVSEVSEDLVREADQTGPSQEEQHNRDAESIDPAFLDALPEELRAEVLSAQPSEATQVQNPEPQNNGDIDPEFLAALPPDIREEVLAQQRAQRLHQSQELEGQPVEMDTVSIIATFPSDIREEVLLTSSDAILANLTPALVAEANMLRERFARRYNQNLFGLHPRNRRGESSRRGDGLDRVGGALTRRSTGVKPVEADGSPLVDTEGLKALIRLLRVVQPLYKSQQRLLLNLCANADTRIDLLKILMDLLMLDKKKYHTDLSALESPYRLYACQSHVMYSRPQYVDGVPPLVSRRALETLTYLARNHPLVAKLLLEFRLPQFKKSSSSDEERGKSVMLLDEQKEYPEGQASFTLLLSLLNQSLYLRSVAHLEQLLNLLDVVIDYGERKSNPSNEAGSSASEQPSDPQVSTPAVDMNVGSSTASGEGNSSMQATSPEADSEQIAATVLNNLPNPELQLLCSLLAREGLSDNAYTLVADVLRKLVAIAPIHCHLFINELAGSVQSLTHSAIEELHLFGDIEKALLNTTTHGAPVLRVLQALSSLVVLLRDKDKKHQIIPDTEHNTAISLVWDINTALEPLWQELSSCISKIENYSDVAPDLSPSAVKPSSSVPPLPAGTQNVLPYIESFFVVCEKLHPGQSGAGNDFGIASVPDVDEASASASQQKTVGSSLKVDDKHVAFLRFSEKHRKLLNAFIRQNPGLLEKSFSLMLKVPRFIDFDNKRAHFRSKIKHQHDHHHSPLRISVRRAYILEDSYNQLRMRSAQDLKGRLTVNFQGEEGIDAGGLTREWYQLLSRVIFDKGALLFTTVGNESTFQPNPNSVYQTEHLSYFKFVGRVVGKALFDGQLLDVHFTRSFYKHILGVKVTYHDIEAIDPDYFKNLKWMLENDISDIPDLTFSIDADEEKMILYEPTQVTDYELIPGGRNIRVTEENKHQYVDLVAEHRLTTAIRPQINAFMEGFNELILRDLISIFHDKELELLISGLPDIDLDDLRANTEYSGYTAASPAIQWFWEVVQELSKEDKARLLQFVTGTSKVPLEGFSALQGISGSQKFQIHKAYGSPDHLPSAHTCFNQLDLPEYPSKQHLEERLLLAIHEGNEGFGFG; this is encoded by the exons ATGGCGAGTATAAGATCGAGCTTGCCGTCGAGGCTTCGGCAGCTCCTCTCTAGTGAAGGGGCAATCGGCCCCTCCGTTAAACTCGACGCGGAGCCT CCTCCAAGAATAAAGGCTTTTGTCGACAAGGTGATTCAGTGCCCATTACAGGATATAGCGATACCTCTTTCTGGTTTTCGCTGGGAGTATGGCAAG ggAAATTTCCACCATTGGGGTCCTCTCTTTCTGCACTTCGAAACGTATTTCAAGACCTACTTATCTCATAGAAATGACCTTCTTTTGTCAGATGACATCTTAGGGGATGTCAGCCCATTTCCCAAACAAGCagttttacaaattttgagaGTTATGCAGATCATCCTAGAAAATTGCCACACAAAGAGTTCATTCAGTGTTATAGAG CATTTCAAGCTTTTGCTTGCTTCAACAGATCCTGAAATTATCACCGCAGCTCTTGAGACTCTTTCTGCATTCGTGAAAATATCACCTTCAAAGCTGCATGTCAGCGGAAAGCTGGTAGGGTGTGGGTCAGTGAATGCTTGTCTTTTATCCCTTGCGCAAGGCTGGGGTAGCAAAGAAGAAGGTCTAGGTTTGTATTCATGTGTCACATTACATGAGAGGACCCAGGAGGATGGGCTATGCCTGTTCCCACTGGAGGCAAAAAATGACAGCGACAAGTTGCAGAATCGCGTGGGATCAACACTTGACTTTGAGTTGCGCAGTACTTCTCCTAGTGATGTTGAAGCTAGTGATAGTACAAATTCATCTGGAGTGCGTGTAATTCAGATCCCTGATAATCAATTACAAGAACAGGATGACTTGTCACTTATGAAGTTTTGTATTGAGCATTATAATGTGCCTTCAGATCTTAGGTTTCCATTATTAACCAGAATTCGGTATGCTCGTGCACTCCGTTCCTCCAGAATATGCAGGCTTTACAGCAAGATTTGCCTACTATCTTTTATTGTGCTTGTACAGTCTAGTGATTCACATGATGAGctagtttcattttttgctAATGAGCCAGAATACACAAATGAATTGATTAGAATTGTGAGATCTGAAGAAAACATATCAGGAACCATAAGAACACTTGCAATGACTGCTTTGGGTGCACAGTTAGCTGCATATTCGGCATCTCATGAAAGGGCACGTATATTAAGTGGATCAAGCATCAGTTTTGCAGGTGGTAATCGAATGATTCTCTTGAATGTGCTGCAAAGAGCGattatatcattaaataattctGTTGATTTGTCATCAGTTGCTTTCATTGAAGCACTTCTACAGTTCTACTTACTTCATGTCATATCTTCTTCAAGTTCTGGTAGTGTTGTTAGGGGTTCAGGCATGGTACCAACCTTTTTACCCCTGCTAGAAGATTCAGATCCTTCTCGGTTACATCTTGTCTGTTTAGCCGCAAAAACTCTGCAGAAGCTCATGGACTACAGCAATACAGCAGTCACCCTTTTCAGAGATTTAGGTGGGGTGGAGCTTTTGGTTCAAAGATTACAGATCGAAGTACATAGAGTGATTGACTTCACTGGATCAAGGGATAGCTCTATGGCAATGGGTGAATGtcctaaatataatattgaccAGTTGTACAATCAGAAGCGCTTGATTAGGGCATTGTTGAAAGCACTTGGTTCTGCCACTTATGCAACGGCAAATTCTGCGAGATCACAGAATTCTTACGATGTTTCTTTAACTCCCATCTTGTTGATGCTTTTCAGTAACAAGGAAAAGTTTGGAGGTGACATCTACTCCTCAGCTGTGACTCTTATGAGTGAAATGATTCACAAAGATCCAACATGTTTTAATGTTCTGTTTGACTTGGGCCTTCCATCTGCATTTCTATCATCCATTGTGCTTGGAGTACTTCCTGCTTCAAAAGCCATCACTTGTATTCCAAATGGTCTTGGTGCTATTTGCCTCAACTCCAAGGGTCTGGAGGCTGTAAGAGAAACCTCTGCTTTACACTTccttgttgacattttcactGACAAAAAGTATGTGATGGCCATGAGCGAAGGCATTATTCCTTTAGCAAATGCTTTGGAAGAGCTATTCCGGCATGTGTCTTCACTGAGAGGATATGGTGTTGATCTGATGATTGAAATAATTGATAAGATCGCATTGCTTGGGGACACCAAGATCTCTGGATCGTCAGAAAAACTTGATGGTAGCGAGGCAATGGATATGGACTCTATTGAATCTGATGACAAGGAAAACATAGGGGATTCTGTGGCAGATGGGCCTGTTCAAGGTATCGGTGATGAACAATGTATTCAGCTGTCCATCTTTCATGTAATTGTTCTAGTTCACAGGACAATGGAAAATTCAGAAACATGCCGTTTATTTGTGGAGAAGTCTGGTATCGAATCTTTATTGAAACTTCTTTTACGCCCAAGTATAACTCAATCATCTGAGGGGATGTCAATAGCTCTACACAGCACGATGGTATTCAAGTGTTTTACACAACATCATTCCACTCCTCTGGCTCGTGCTATTTGCTCTTCACTTCGTGAGCATTTGAAAGAAACTCTGTCTAGGACTACTGCTATCTCTGGATCTTTTTTACTGGATCCTAGGGCCAGCCCAGACCCTCTGATATTTTCTTCCCTCTCGCTTGTGGAGTTCCTCTTATTTCTTGCTGCCTCAAAGGACAATCGTTGGGTAACAGCATTGCTTACTGAGTTCGGTAATGGAAGCAAAGATGTCCTGGAAGATATTGGTCGAATTCATCGTGAAGTTTTATGGCAAATTTCGTTGCTTGAAGACACAAAGGCCGAAGCGGAGGACCAACTCACTGGTACCGCTAATACCTCTCGGCAGTCCGAGTTGGGCATGAATGATGCCGAAGACCCAAGGTTGAACTCGTTCAGGCAATTCCTTGATCCTTTACTGAGAAGGAGGACTTCTGGTTGGAGCTTTGAGTCCCAGTTTTTTGACCTCATAAATCTCTATCGAGACCTTACTCGTTCCTCAAGTCTTCACCAACGACAGAGTGCCGATGCACCTTCTTCCTCACAGGTTGCAGCGAATCAGGAAGATGAATCTGGTTCTTCTGGTTCATACCATCAGTCATGTTGTGATATGGTATCATCACTATCCATTCACATAACCCATTTGTTTCAAGAGTTGGGGAAGGTCATGCTGCTTCCATCTCGTCGGAGGGACGATACGCTCACTGTATCTCCTCCCTCAAAATCAGTGGCATCTACCTTTGCTTCTATAGCTATGGATCACATGAATTTTGGTGGGCATATTAGTCCCTCTGGATCTGAGGATTTGGTTACAACTAAATGCCGGTACTACGGCAAGGTTGTTGAGTTCATTGATAGTATTCTTTTGGACAAGCCTGACTCATGCAATCCTGTCATGTTGAATTGTTTATATGGACGTGGAGTTATTCGAACGGTCTTGACTACATTTGAGGCTACCAGTCAGTTGCCTTTTGCCATTAGTAGGGCTCCTGCATCTCCTATGGAGACTGATGAAGGGAAGCAAAATGATGTTGAAAAAGCTGATCAGTTGTGGACTTATGGACCCTCAGCTAGCTATGGAAAGCTTTTGGACCACTTGGCGACTTCATCCTACATACTATCACCTTTCAATAAACATTTACTTACACAGCCTCTAGTGCCTGGGGACATTCCATTTCCTCGTGATGCAGAAACATTTGTCAAAGTTCTTCAGTCCATGGTATTGAAGGCTGTGCTTCCTGTTTGGACGCACCCTCGGTTCCATGAATGCAATTATGAGTTCATCACTACAGTTGTCAACATTTTTAAGCATGTATTCTCTGGAGTGGAAGTCAAAAGTGTTGGTTCTAATGTGGGTCGTACTGGTCCACCCCCAACTGAAACAACTATTTCAACAATAGTGGAGATGGGGTTCACAAGGTCTCAGGCAGAAGAGGCTCTGAGACAGGTTGGTTCAAATAGTGTGGAGCTTGCCATGGAATGGTTGTTTTCACATCCCGAGGAACCTCAAGAAGATGACGAGCTTGCTCGAGCACTAGCAATGTCTCTTGGAAATTCTACGACAGAGACAAAAGAAGAGGACACAACTGAGGATACTCAGAATGTTGAAGAGGAATTGGTGCAACTCCCACCAGTTGATGAGCTGCTGTTGACATGCAAGATACTTCTGCAAATGAAGGAGACCTTAGCTTTCCCTGTTAGGGATCTCCTTGTCATGATATGCTCACAAAATGAGGGCCAAGAAAGACCAAGGGTCATTTCCTTTATCATTGAACAAGTGAAGCTTTGTGGTGACATCTCTGATAGTGGGAATCAGAAAATGCTCTCTGCCTTCTTTCATGTTCTTGCTTTAATTCTCAATGAAGACTCAGCAGCCCGAGAATTAGCGTACAAGAGTGGTCTGGTTAAAGTTGCATCAGATCTTCTCCAGCTATGGATTCATTCAAATGAGCAGGATTCATCTCAAGTCCCAAAATGGGCAACTTCAGCTTTTATTGCTATCGACCGTCTTGCCCAAGTGGATGCAAAGTTAAATGCTGATGTGATAGAACTTTTGAAGAAGAACGATACAGACAACCAAACGTCTATTGTCATTGAGGAAGAAAAGCAGAATAAATTGTCTTTGGGGTCACCCTTGAAGTATTTAGATACAATGGAACAAAAGAGACTGATTGAAATAGCATGTGGCTGCATCAGAAAGCAATTACCTTCTGAAACAATGCATGCTGTTCTGCAGCTCTCTTCTACCCTGACAAGAACTCATTCTGTTGCTGTTAGTTTCTTGGATGCTGGAGGTCTACAATTACTTCTTTCCTTACCTGCGAGTAGTTTGTTTGTTGGCTTTGACAATGTTGCCGCTATTATAATTCGCCACATCCTTGAAGATTCTCAAACCCTACAGCAAGCAATGGAGTCGGAGATACGACATAGTTTCATAACTTTTGCTAACAGACAGTCTAGTGGAAGGCTTACTCCACGAAATTTTCTGTCAAATTTAAGTTCAGTTCTTCAACGGGATCCAGTAATTTTTCTGCAAGCTGCTAAAGCCGTCTGCCAGGTTGAGATGGTTGGTGAGAGGCCATATATGGTATTGATAAAAGATCGGGAGAAGGATAGAAAAGATAAGGATAAAGACAAAACAGAGGAAAAGGAGAAACAAACGAATGATGGTAAGGTAAGCACTGCCACCACAATGCCAGCTGCTGTTGGTAGTGGGCATGTGAAGCTTCCTGATGCGAATTCCAAGAACTCTAAGATACACAAGAAACCTCCTCAGAGTTTTGTCACTGTCATTGATACTCTGTTGGATTCAGTATTAGCTTTCACTCCTTCTATGGAAGATGAATCTGTTAACAAAGTGGGATCAGCATCGACAGATATGGAAATTGATGTTTCTGCAAGCAACAGCAAAGGAAAATCTGTTGCTTCTGTGTCTGAATTAAATGTAGCTAGCCATCAAGAATCCTCTGTTTCATTGGCTAAGGTGGTTTTTATATTGAAGCTCTTGACAGAGATTCTTTTAATGTATTCTTCATCTGTTCATATCCTTGTACGAAAAGATGCCGAAGTTTGCAGCTACAGGGGAACTCAAAAGGGTGTAAATGCTTGCTTAACGGGTGGGATCTTCCACCATGTTCTTCACAAATTTCTACCCTTTTCTAAAAATCagaaaaaggagaagaaaactGAAATTGACTGGCATCATAAACTGGCTAGTAAAGCCAACCATTTTCTTGTTGCATCTGGTGTTCGCTCAACTGAAGCAAGGAAAAGAATCTTCACAGAGATCAGTTATGTTTATAACGAGTTTGTTGATTCATGTAATGGTTTTAGGGCCCCTAAGTCTGATATTCAGGCCCTCACTGATCTGCTCAATGATGTGCTGGCTGCTAGGACACCTTCAGGTTCATACATTTCAGCAGAAGCTTCTGTTACTTTTATAGAGGCAGGTCTTGTTCAGTCACTCACCAGAACACTGCGCGTGTTAGACTTGGATCATACAGATTCACCTAAGGTTGTTACTGGAATTGTGAAAGTTTTGGAGTCAGTAAGCAAAGAACATGTCCATGCTTTTGAGTCTACTAGTGCTAGAGGAGAGCGGTTGAAATCTACTGATCCTAACCAAGCTAGGGATGCAAATGGTGCTAGCTCACAGGCTGTTGATGCTACGGCCGATGCTAATGAAAATTTAATGCCAACAGATGAGAGTGAGTTGTTCCACAGTGTTCAGAACTATGGTGGTTCGGAGGCTGTCACTGATGATATGGAGCATGACCAGGATATTCATGGTGGCTTTGCTGCTGCAGATGATGATTACATGCAGGAAAATGCTGAGGGGACACAGAATCTTGATGAGACTGTTGGGATAAGATTTGAAATTCGCTCTGGTGTACAAGGTAATCTTGATGAAGATgaggatgatgaagatgatgagaTATCTGGAGATGAAGGCGACGAAGTAGACgaggatgaagatgaagatgctGATGATGATCACAACGATAtagaagaagatgaagctcATCACCTACCACACCCGGATACAGATCAAGATGACCATGAAATTGATGAAGATGAGTTTGATGAAGAGGTGATGGAtgaggatgaagatgaagaggatGATGAAGATGGTGTTATAGTGCGTTTAGGGGAGGGAATGAATGGTGTAAATGTATTTGACCACATAGAGGTTTTTGGCAGAGATAGTATTGCCAATGAAACTTTTCATGTTATGCCAGTTGAAATATTTGGCTCCAGGCGTCAAGGTCGAACCACATCCATCTATAATTTGTTAGGAAGAAATGGTGATACCAATGTCCCTTCGCAGCATCCACTTCTAGTGGAACCACATTCTTCAACATCTGCAGGTCCTCCTAGATTGTCAG ATAGAAATGCTGAGGGTTCTTTGTCGCGTCTGGACTCCATTTTCCGCTCACTCCGCAATGGGCGTCAAGGACACCGGTTTAATTTATTGTCGAATGAGGGCCAGTTAAGTGGTGGGTCAGGTTCATCAGTTATTCCCCAAGGTCTTGAAGAAGTACTTGTATCCAGATTGAGGCGTCCCTCCTCTGAAAAGTCTTCTAATCACACTACAGCTGTTgaatctcaaaataaaaatgaagagagTCCATCCTCTGAATTTGCTGAGACGACTGCTGAAAATCAAGGTAATGGTGGTGGTAGTAATGCCCCCCCTCCTTCCTCGGTGATATTGGACAGTACTAGAAGTGCCGATAATGTACCTGCTACAAACCAGCTAAATCAGGGAACAGAAACATCAAGTAGACAACCTCAGTTGGTTGAAGCTCAATATGACCATACTGATGTACTACGTGATGTCGAAGCAGTGAGCCAAGAGAGTGGTGGAAGTGGGGCAACTTTAGGTGAGAGCTTACGGAGTCTAGACGTTGAGATTGGAAGTGCCGATGGCCATGATGATGGTGGAGACAGACAAGCTGGTGGTGATGCTCGACTGAGGAGAGGTGCTCCATtgtttactaataataatgcaTCAATAGGCGGGAGAGATGCATCTCTCCACAGTGTCAGTGAAGTTTCAGAAGATCTAGTTCGGGAAGCTGATCAAACTGGTCCTTCTCAGGAGGAGCAACATAATCGGGATGCTGAATCTATTGATCCTGCTTTTCTTGATGCACTCCCTGAGGAGTTGCGTGCTGAGGTTCTTTCTGCTCAACCAAGTGAAGCTACGCAGGTGCAAAATCCAGAGCCACAAAATAATGGGGATATAGATCCAGAATTTCTTGCAGCACTGCCTCCTGATATCCGTGAAGAAGTTCTGGCACAACAAAGGGCACAAAGGCTGCATCAATCCCAAGAATTGGAAGGACAGCCTGTTGAGATGGACACAGTCTCAATAATTGCAACTTTTCCTTCAGACATACGGGAAGAG GTTCTCCTAACCTCGTCTGATGCTATTCTTGCAAATTTGACACCTGCTCTTGTTGCTGAAGCAAATATGTTACGAGAAAGGTTTGCACGCagatataatcaaaatttatttggatTACATCCACGAAATCGTCGGGGTGAGTCCTCTAGGCGAGGTGATGGCTTGGATAGAGTTGGTGGTGCACTTACTCGTCGGTCTACGGGTGTTAAGCCAGTTGAAGCAGATGGGTCCCCTTTAGTTGACACAGAAGGTTTGAAAGCTTTGATCCGGTTGCTTCGTGTTGTTCAG CCGCTTTACAAGAGTCAGCAGAGACTCCTCCTAAATCTTTGTGCTAATGCTGATACTAGAATTGATTTGctaaaaattttaatggaCTTGCTGATGCTGgacaaaaagaaatatcatACCGATCTAAGTGCTCTGGAATCCCCTTATAGGCTGTATGCATGCCAGAGTCATGTGATGTATTCTCGCCCTCAATATGTTGATG GTGTGCCACCTTTGGTGTCACGGCGAGCTTTGGAGACCCTTACCTACCTAGCTCGTAATCATCCTTTGGTTGCCAAGCTATTACTTGAGTTCAGATTGCCACAGTTCAAGAAGTCATCAAGCTCTGATGAAGAACGGGGAAAATCTGTTATGCTTCTTGATGAACAGAAGGAATACCCGGAAGGGCAGGCATCCTTTACATTGCTTCTTAGCCTTTTAAACCAGTCACTTTATTTAAGAAGTGTTGCTCACCTGGAGCAG CTCCTAAATCTGTTGGATGTTGTTATTGACTATGGTGAGAGGAAATCAAATCCATCTAACGAGGCAGGTTCATCTGCATCTGAGCAGCCGTCTGACCCTCAGGTTTCTACACCAGCTGTTGATATGAATGTAGGCTCTTCTACAGCTTCAGGAGAGGGTAACTCTTCAATGCAAGCAACATCTCCAGAGGCTGATAGCGAGCAAATCGCTGCAACTGTTCTGAACAATTTGCCTAATCCAGAACTTCAGCTACTATGCTCACTACTAGCACGTGAAGG CCTATCAGATAATGCATACACACTCGTGGCGGATGTTTTAAGAAAGCTGGTGGCTATTGCTCCTATTCATTGTCATCTCTTTATCAATGAGCTTGCTGGTTCAGTTCAAAGCCTTACCCATTCAGCTATAGAAGAGTTGCACTTATTTGGGGACATAGAGAAAGCACTTCTTAACACTACTACTCATGGGGCTCCAGTTCTCAGGGTTTTGCAGGCACTGAGCTCTTTAGTAGTTTTGCTTCGTGATAAGGACAAAAAGCATCAGATTATCCCTGATACTGAGCATAATACTGCTATTTCTCTAGTTTGGGATATTAATACTGCTCTTGAGCCTCTGTGGCAGGAACTGAGCAGTTGCATCAGCAAAATAGAGAACTATTCGGATGTAGCACCTGATTTGTCCCCTTCTGCTGTTAAACCATCCAGTTCAGTGCCTCCACTTCCAGCAGGTACCCAGAACGTATTGCCATACATTGAATCATTCTTCGTTGTATGCGAGAAGTTGCACCCTGGCCAGTCAGGTGCAGGCAATGATTTTGGAATTGCTTCAGTTCCTGATGTTGACGAGGCTTCTGCATCTGCTAGTCAACAGAAGACCGTAGGATCTTCTTTAAAAGTGGATGATAAACATGTTGCTTTCTTAAGGTTTTCAGAAAAGCACAGAAAGCTTCTTAATGCCTTTATTAGGCAAAATCCTGGATTACTGGAAAAGTCGTTTTCACTCATGCTGAAGGTTCCTCGGTTTATTGATTTCGATAATAAAAGGGCTCACTTCAGGTCCAAGATCAAGCATCAACACGATCATCACCACAGTCCTCTCAGAATATCTGTTAGAAGAGCTTACATTCTTGAAGATTCATATAATCAGCTGCGTATGAGATCAGCACAAGATCTGAAAGGTAGATTGACTGTTAATTTCCAAGGGGAGGAAGGGATTGATGCTGGTGGCCTTACAAGGGAATGGTATCAGTTGCTATCCAGAGTAATCTTTGACAAGGGGGCGTTACTATTTACAACAGTAGGGAATGAGTCCACATTTCAGCCGAACCCCAACTCTGTTTACCAAACAGAGCATCTTTCTTACTTCAAGTTTGTTGGACGAGTT GTGGGGAAAGCACTATTTGATGGGCAGCTCCTTGATGTCCACTTCACTCGGTCATTTTACAAGCACATTCTTGGGGTTAAAGTCACTTATCATGACATTGAAGCTATTGATCCAGATTATTTTAAGAACTTAAAATGGATGCTTGAG AATGATATTAGTGATATTCCGGACTTAACATTTAGCATTGATGCTGACGAGGAGAAGATGATTCTGTACGAGCCTACTCAA GTAACTGACTATGAACTGATCCCTGGTGGTCGAAATATCAGAGTAACCGAGGAAAACAAGCACCAGTATGTTGATTTAGTTGCTGAGCATCGATTGACGACTGCTATTCGCCCTCAGATTAATGCATTTATGGAAGGTTTCAATGAGTTAATACTTCGTGATTTAATATCGATTTTCCATGACAAGGAACTGGAACTCCTGATAAGTGGGCTGCCAGACATTGACT TGGATGATCTGAGGGCAAACACGGAGTACTCTGGTTACACTGCTGCTTCCCCTGCCATTCAATGGTTCTGGGAGGTTGTTCAAGAATTAAGTAAGGAGGATAAGGCTCGCCTGCTACAATTTGTGACTGGAACCTCGAAG GTGCCGTTGGAAGGATTCAGTGCACTGCAAGGAATTTCAGGATCTCAAAAATTCCAGATTCACAAGGCATATGGCAGTCCTGATCACTTGCCTTCTGCTCATACATG TTTCAACCAGTTGGATCTACCAGAATACCCTTCTAAACAGCATTTGGAGGAGAGACTACTGCTTGCAATTCATGAAGGCAACGAAGGGTTTGGATTTGGCTAA